A DNA window from Coffea arabica cultivar ET-39 chromosome 6c, Coffea Arabica ET-39 HiFi, whole genome shotgun sequence contains the following coding sequences:
- the LOC140008568 gene encoding cysteine proteinase inhibitor-like — MKISTSTSLLCFLCLFGAVSVISESCEEKGFIKMKESGSVLGGSHGYRGDQNNGEIESIGRFAVQEHNKKENALLEFGRVIKAKEQVVAGKVYHLTLEAIDAGKKQIYEAKVWVKPWMNFKKLEEFRHTRDIPSFTTSDLGLNQGHLKKP; from the exons ATGAAGATCAGCACTAGTACTAGTCTTCTTTGCTTTCTTTGTCTTTTCGGCGCGGTCTCTGTGATTTCTGAATCGTGCGAGGAAAAAGGGTTCATAAAGATGAAGGAGAGTGGAAGTGTTCTTGGGGGAAGCCATGGCTACCGAGGAGATCAGAATAATGGAGAAATTGAAAGCATTGGTCGTTTTGCTGTTCAAGAACACAACAAGAAAGAG AACGCGCTTCTTGAATTTGGAAGGGTGATCAAAGCCAAAGAGCAGGTGGTTGCTGGTAAGGTGTATCATCTTACTCTGGAGGCAATTGATGCTGGGAAGAAACAGATATATGAAGCAAAAGTTTGGGTGAAGCCATGgatgaacttcaagaaattggAGGAATTTAGGCACACTAGAGACATCCCTTCATTCACTACTTCGGACCTTGGTCTTAACCAAG GTCATTTGAAAAAGCCATAA